The genomic interval tgaatgttctgTCCTTCTCTCGCTTCCCAGTGCTGTGTTCTGGGTTGTGTCTGGCTGTGTTTGCTGTTCGGCTGGCCGAGTCTCAGGGTGAGTCTAACGTCAGAAATCCTCACAAACTAATGGTTTCTATTCTAACAGCTGTAATGTTAAGATAACCGTAGTTATAAAATCTGACTCCGTAAAAGAAAGGTTTTATTCTCAACTTTACTTATTTGTTTCAagaatatttctctctctatgtatttatttattatttttatccacAGTTAGACTTATACTGGAAAATACTCCATTTTTGTTACAGTGACATAAATCACAACCCACAGTAACAATTTCATATAGTATTTACtttgaatttattttgaaatgtattttgaaatctatttttattatatcaaattatttcaaaactgtttaaaataatttgaataaaaaattttattcaaattaaaGTTACACAATGTGGTGGAATTTATATACCGTATATTACGCATTTCTCTTCGTCTCTGTTGTTCGCTGTTGATTTGAAGTTATTGTATGCACTAATGTTCTAACtgctgaaaaaacccccaaagctgTTAAACCACAGACCATCTGAAgtgtttataaagaaaaaaaaactactctGTATATGGAGAAATTTCTTCTTCATAGATCCGTGATCGCACGCTGAACCAGTTTCACATGCAATATATAGTATCGCCCAGACACATCGGATCCTTAATGGCAGAATCAGTGGTATCCTTAGCAAcaagttaaaaagaaaagaagaaaaaagaagaaaaaaattgagTATACATCtgctaaacattttttaaagcatgtgtgtgtgtgtgtgtgtgtgtgtgtgtgtgtgtgtgtgtgtgtgtgtgtgcgtgtgcgtgtgtgtgcgtgtgtgtgtgtgtgtgcgtttttcAGTCACTGAGGACAGGATGTTAGGCTAACCCACTATATCCTGTTGAGTCCACCTGTTGGCTTCATAATGCGTCAGTTACCTTCAATCAGTCGTATGTCCGTTATAGCATATAAGAAAACAAGGCTTTTCAGCACCTTGCACTTTTCATATCACACATGCAAGCAAAAGCAGTACAGcatctttgatttttttttaaccctttgtATTCATTCAGTTGACGTGTACGCCAGAGCTTGACTTAGGTCATGTTCATGTGGGTCAGGAAGTGATTTTTCACTCAGTAAGCAGACTCGTGTGCTGGTTGCTTCATTAACAGCAATATTTTTGATATACATTTTAGTTCTTGAAGTTCTATGTATTCTTACgacttttttttatctgtttctgAACATCTCCATGGCACTCCCCTAGTCGATCAGCCATTGCAGCTAAAGCAATCTGTTGGAGGCTCAGAGATTGCAGGATCGTGTGGTAGTTGTCAGTGATTCCCGATGACCCTTTATTCGTCCTGCCTTTTCTTCTGCTCTTTCCTTACTTGCTCTTCTCTTGTCCCTGCCAGATCTTTTTGCAGTATGAGATGTCAGACTGTCCTCTGAGCGAGGCTTTAGTAATATTTGGGAAAAAGTTACCAAGAGTTACAGTTCTGGTTCTGGGTGTAATTTGTTCAATTGGTGAGATAGGAGATGCAACACAATGGTAGGTTGAGAACTCCATATCAGAGGCAGGGCCGTCTACAAAAGTCTTCACGTGACAAGGAGTACCACTTGTCTGTCTTTTTGCATCCATGATATCCACTCGTCTTAAGGCGTGATATATCACGTCAGAACAACGCGGTACCAAGTGACACTCACAAATAGTAAGAATCGGCATAAAGGGCATAAGCAGGATTTATAGGCAAGAGGAATTCAAATAATTCCACaatacagataaataaacagaagcaaaacaacaacaacaaccaacgTGGAATGACGTACATGGACACTCACACATCCATGAAAGGGTCTAACTGTACTTTATGatttaatgataaataaaaaatgacatttcacGTGTTATGCTTCAGCGTGGTCTAGGGCGTGAGGAAATGTTGGTGTCCTCGGtgtggtttttcttttcatctctctgtctctctcttctcttccagAACTTCTCCAAGCTCCGACTCTAAGGTTTGCTGTGGATGTGAACCAGAGTGCCATTAAGCTGTACTCGTCCATAGTCCTTGTGTGCACAATTCCAGATACGGCAAGGAGGCCTGCAGAGGTGCACCTATCTCTTGCCGCAAACACTTCCTCGGCCGTGCTGTCCTTTACCCTTACGTGGCAGAGTCCGGTGTTCTTCACACTCATCGCGAGGCCTGATTATGAGACGGCTTTCACCTGCTGGTACAGACACATCCGGACCAACGCACAGTCTCATTTCAGCGAGCCCATCAACATAGTCATATGTAAGTAATAAGCATGATATGGGAAATGGCTGCGTGAGTGACTCAGGGTGGCTTTGAAATAAGAGAAGAGAAGTTAGTcgggaaatattttatttattcaagaaaCTACCGTACATGCCAGCAAAAACAAGGGAAACTGGCTCGTAACACTGTTTTCAGAGCTTCCAGAAGATTCCGGAAGCAGGCGCTCATGTGGTCTGTTTGCAGTTAACTCTTTCTAGcagaggccaaaaaatggagtttaaatgtttattgtggTGTATACGGTGTTTTAATATCAAAAAAGCTGTAGTCGTGCTGTCCGTTTTATCTCTataccagtgttattgtggagaggtgtgaattttTTGCCCAGCAAGGGGCTCTCACCgctcccctttcccatcgccctgctcaccgGCAGCTCAACGCAGAGTCAcgaagttagcgccttgcatggcagctctgctaccgtgagtgtttgtgtgtaaatgagacacagtgtaaagcgctttgcagaaccgctaaggttaaaaaagcgctatataagggCAGACCGTTTACCATTTTTATACTAGATGCGCTCTttgcattacatttttatttaaataacatgtATTTACTCAAATAAAGGCTTTTTCATATTATACAGTGCatgcataaatttacatactaAATCAAAACATCTAGTGTTTATAGGTTGGttgatttctgatatttatttcactgaaaCACTAAAGAGAACACTTTTACagcaaagtttttaaaaaaatgtatttattgtttaatcaagatttttttcaataaaacttGAAAACCAAATCCAACAACAGTCAACATTTTCTGCCATATACTTCTAATTAACAAGGACGTAAAAGAAACgttgtttaatgtgttttcacTTCAGTGAGTGTGGTTTATAAGGTTTATAGAGTTTTAAATAATGCACtggtcaaaaaacaaaaacagtcaagCGAACATTTTTCTGTTAAGTTTTGATGGTGTCCTAAGCGATTCACAGTCTAAACCATCTTCTAAATACCCTGATAACTCGACAGATTGAACCTTTATGGAAGCAAAAGTTTTTATAACTGTAACTTTcagaaagcaaaacacaaaaattgCTTTAACGGTTGGAGAATTTGCAGCAGTGCGCATGATGTCATTTGTATAAAAAATTACAGTTAGAAAGATCAGGGTTaggggtggaggtggaggtggaggttcCTGATgttccagattttttttccctttcaattACAATCAAAGGAAGCATTAACTAGCATCATGCAAACACCTTGGTAAAGTTGGTTCATCTAAAAATGTTGTAGTAATGTTGTAGGAGCGTTCTTTAAAACAACAGGAacaatatcaggaaataaaaactgcatgTTTTCTCTCTACATCTATTATATTTGAGATCTGAATCGGATTTATCTGGATTTAAAACCTCACCTTCTGTTCCTCTGTCTTCTAGCTGCTCTGTCTGATCCCTTAGCGGTTCTCATTCCACCTGTGTTTCCTGTGGGGACGAAGTACACATTTCAGTGTGAGACACCACTGATTGGctacacaaacaccacactgaGTGTGTATGACCGTCTCCTTCCGCTCCGCTCCGGCAACAACTCCTTCGAATACGTCGGATCGCGGGTTCTCGCTCCAGGAGAGTGGGGAGCTGCAATCACTCGAACAAACGCCGGAGAAACGTATGAGTTTCTATGTGAAATGGAAGTGTTCCTCAACGGGCGAGCCTTGCGCTCCAGATCCAAACCCATTGCAGCCATGCCAGGTACCGACAAAGCTCCAAATCAAACAGCGAGTCAGTATAATTCATTAATGTATTTCTAATACGAGTACTCTTTTACTCCAGAGGAGCTCCCGGTTCGTCTGGTTCCCAAAGATCTGGGGACCTGTTATGGAGATGCGTATGTCAGAGTGAGAGATGACTGGAGACCCTTGTGTTTTGTCCCCAAATTCGACAACACTTTGAACGTGGCTAAGGTCGTGTGCAAAGAGCTAGGCTGTGGACGAGTGATAGACTACAGAACGCTTGGCGGTGCAGCTCACACTCCTGTAGGAACTCCAAATTGCACAGGAAACGAGAAGAAGATTGCAGAGTGTCCTATAAGTTCAGCACGCTCTTGTGACCAAGGAACACTCAACGTCATCTGCTCAGGTTAGACACACACCAGGACACACTATGTGTATGTGGCATCAACAGACACTTTTAAGCATCTCTAACAGCATATGTTCTACGTCAGTGCCAGGACTGCTTTGGAGCGAATGTTTCCGTAACGCTAGTTTTGTCTCAAAATGTTCCGACTTGCTTTGATGGAAATTTGCATGTAGCTGGAATCCGTTGGAAAATGTATGAGCACTAACCCTGTCCTTGTCCCTAACTGTAACCTTGGATTGAGTCATGTGTATCTTGTACAAGACCATGCTGAAACTTTTATGAAATTGTgccaaaaatgtttctgtaatccAGCTTTTGTCCCAGAATTTTACAACCTGGTCTTGTGGAACTTCAGATGTGGTTGAAATCTGTTCGATTTCATGCAAACGAATCCATGTTTAGCAGAACATTTCCGTAacgctgtttttgtttgtttgtttgtttgatatcATATGAATAAAGTTAACTTGATCCCCAGTCCTAACCGTAATCTTTCTAGCTAAATTTTTGTCTAAATAAGTTACAAACgaacaaaaatgttcattttatgcCAGGCAAAGATTTCTAAATGGTTTACCTGTATGAACCTTTTGTTCTAGAAGTTTCCAATCTGTCGAGTTTTCTTGGCGTCCTGAGGATGTTTCTAGATGCCTTTTATACCTGTTCCTACACcattatttattgtatatttttgttgtattgtatgtttaaaacaaataacatttcTTCTGAATTTTTGCTCCTGCTGTCTGGCAGAGGCCCTCCCTCCTCCGACGCTTTCTCTGTCCGAACGTGAAACTGCGTCGCGGGTGTACGTCAGGACTGAAGAGTCTGCGACCCTCGAGTGCATTTTTCAATCGTCCATAAATGAGTTTGTAAGAAAGTCGGTTTTCCTGCAACATTTGATCGGGTTTCAGTATTCGCGCAGTCTAACATAATCGCATTCCTTTTCCAGGCGTACATCACCCTCACACGCAACGGAAATGACCTTTACACCGAAAGAACCCTACCTGGACAGAGGGTGACGTGGATATTACATAACACAGTGAATGAGGGAGAGTACGCCTGCTACGTACATACACGAGGATTCAAGGTATACAGGACAGAAAGCAGCAACGTGATAGGCATCTACAGTACGTACCATTTCTATACTATTCCCCCAATTCAGACCTATTTCTTTAACTGTGTTTGACACAGCAGGCGTCTTTGCCATGTTTCAGCCTAATTTCCAACCCagtaacaacacaaacacatgaaaaTATCCCAAAACTTCAGCCACGGGCAGGAGACACATGGGGACCAGGGTCACCGTAGTGCACACGCATTTCTGACGTCCACGTCATTTACTCCATAATCTCCCTTTCGCTCTCCCAATACAATTTGGGGTAAATTTCTGTGACTCTGGCAACCTTGTCATTAACTGTCGTGTCCCCTGCTCCACCCTCAATCATACGGCAGCTTCATTGCTGTCCCAATGGGCCTCTGTTTATTAgcgcttgttgcagttcccatttatgACCACTAGGTACAATAATAACTGTATGGAGCTCGTTGAGGCAGTGAGAACGCTGCACCTCCATCTAGAAGGGTGAGCAAATCAGTGGAACATTATCTGAAGCACAACAaaagcacaattaaaaaaaaattgtcagtcACACAAAAGAAGTAATTAGTATTTTTTTGAATGGAActtaaaatgtatggagttgtgaaaGTGGACTTTATGAAGACTAATATTTGTTGAGCAGCTCTGCTCCACCTGCCCGTATGGATAAGCCGACACTACGAATGAACAAATCGAAAAGTTAAACAAGTCTTCAGTCATATTTCTTTGGAAAGGGAAATATCTTCTCTCACATATTGATAAACAGTACAGTTACAAACAAAGTTAAGATTTCACATGCTGATATTTGTTCACCGCAGCACAGTGGTAAACTGAGCATCACATTGAACTCTCGCTCTTTATCAGTTTAGACAATCTTAACAACCAGAGccgtaatatatatatatatatatatatatatatatatatatatatatatataactaaactaaaatataatagaatacaatatagtataatatatttaaactgcagcatggttgaattctctaatctgaaggtgtgttttatttctgtataacagcatggctcggGAAGTAGTTCCGTCTGTAACGTGaacaacaggtttatattaatgttctcgttataatactttattgtttccatagtaacggctcattcacagggactcgtacagcgGACGCGCCACacaatctaagactaataataaacggatttaCGTTAAACGTGTTTAACAAAGCAAAACTTATAACTGTTGATGTGGCGACTCAGTTGTAAGCGCAGGAaagcacaggaaagtcttcaggttGGAAGAGTTTACGCTATATTgtgaaaattatataaaaatattaatatacaaatgtattaagtaaatgtaaataataataataataagcaaaaccaaattattaaaaaaacttttactaACACATTTTCTCAGATGGTGCTAGTTTCTTTATTATAGAAGTCATACGTTGTTATGTGATATAATGTTGTAAATATTATCAATGTTTTAATGCTCTTCCCCTTGTACTTCTCGTCTTTCTGCAGTTTATGATCCTCCACCTGCTGGAGCAGTTGCTGCTGGTGTCATCACCACAATCATAGGTGTCATAATCCTTGTACTCCTCTGTATTTATGGTGCCAGTGAGTAAGACGTAGAGATCTTCACTGAGTGGCAATAACACAACTCCACCACATGGGGTTCCCGAGGAGCACAATGGAAAATATCGTGAAAAAACCGTATCACACGGGTCCACGATTGTCGACGTCGCACGGATATTACACGTATTAATCTCtatgtaaaggaaaaaaacattttaaacagagGAAATGTTTTCATCTCAACCGCCTTTGCTCCTGTTTcttgtaaataatttaaagcATTAATTAAACCTCAGTTTTGAATATCCACGTCCACACTAACTACAAATTGTGTATCTTCTGAtatattctttaaaatatttcagtgtcTCTTACagattatgaaaaatgtatatttctgttttcctgttacctgaacacattcacccctaTGATATATACATATCTGGAATATTCCATACTTGTTCAACAagaagttgcatcacaaatttccTGACGATCACGGTCTGTTAGTTGTATGATATCGTGATACTGGCTGGTGAGGACACTGAACTTACAAGCTGGAAGCGTACAAGTTATCCAAATTATagacaaaatgataaataattcatttaaactaatagtaataatagcaataacaacaacaacaattattattattattattattattattataaaatatcaaacttagAATGTTCTTAATGCGATTAGCATGGATGCCTGATGCTAGTATTGCTGGTACTTATTTATCAGCAAATGAACTTGTTTTGTGATCTTAAATATAGCAGCAAAACAAGTTTAACAACTAAAAATACCACgtaaaaattatattaatctATCGTGACTCTTCCACATTAATCCTGTACAGTATCAGTTAAAGCTAGCTGATATATTTTAACATTGCAAGTTgttctttattataattaaatgcTTTTCCTGATTATAGCCAGGATTACAGTAGATTATATTGTAAGAGatatgaatgtttgtttgttttgttttttttattatttggaatcactttacattttaaattaagaaCAATGGAACGTCTTGAACGTGTGAAATGAtgcatggatgaatgaatgaatgaatgaatgaacatctGTATTGTGACTATTAACATTGTGCTTGGATTGTATTTGAGTTGCTTAAAAGCATTGACTAAATAAGAGTGTATTTTaagagttttattttcagtattataggtttttttttgaaagttttgtttttttcttgtttcaaATTTCAACTTTAAATGAAAGAGAATAAGATGATGGCGTGTTATCAAAAACGTGAATTTGTATCAAAATTcttgtttgtatttaaaaaggTAGCATGTAGTGCATTGATGGTAGGAATGAAAAgccacacacagtcattatAGTGCTCAGATTTATTGCATGCAGGTTTTGATGGTGTCACAATGTCATTTGACAAACAATAAACCTGGTCCTATCGTCTGCTTTttgtctgaattttttttttgtctgagaaaaaaaaaagatgaaaacagATCTGGGACAGACTGAGAGCGAGGGATTGCAGTCCTCAATTGTACTCTAGAAGGAAAGTCGAGCCTACGAGGAGGACAAAAGCTTGTGTAGTTGGTCAGTGATGTAAGTTAGCAAACAGCTGCCGAATTAGAACGTGAGGAGAGTAGAGGATCGTCATCAGGAACCCATAGGTGATGCGGTTTACGTCAAAACAGATCTGCTCACAGTGTAAACGTACGCgtccatcattaaaaaaaatacagtgattGTGTTTATCACTGGAAGCAGCCTTGTGCTGGCTGAAAACGTCTATCACGATGGGACACGTTTTGAAAATCTCTCACCTACTGTCACATTAACACTCGCGCTATTCTAAGTTTGGCTTCAGTGGTTTTAACAAACAGCTTTGGTCTTTTTAACCTTTACACCTATCTAGTCTTCCTTTTCCCCAGAACATATCAGTgcagaaaataaagaatttcaGCAGGGTTAAAGAGAATCAAAGATTTCCCTTTACATTCTTCTTGGTTTCCTTTTGGTCTACATTTAGATAAAAATTCAGAGGAAGTGTCATCGATTAACATCTACCCCCTAAAATATCATCCTAATCTTTTTTTatctagtgaaaaaaaaacagaacagtatTCAGAAAATGGTTTGATGGTTCAGGTTGGGCTTGTCGCTAGCATTTAGCACCATTGATGTGTTGTTGATGAAGGTGCAGGGAAAATTGGGAAGCTTCTGATTAGTAGCGCCTTTGGCTGCTAACGCTTTTCACAGAGGTTCTGCTGATGCTTGTGCCGCCACCACTGCTATAGCCTCCACCACTGCTATAGCCACCACCACTGCTGAAGCCACCACCACTGCTGaagccaccaccaccactgctgAAGCCACCACCACTGCCGaagccaccaccaccactgccgAATCCTCCTCCGTATCCGCTTGACAATCCGCCGCCAAAGCCTGTATAAGAGTTTAAAGACGTCAGATCAACAGGagaataagcaaataaatatgaatagaCACTTTAGTTTCGAAGGTGAATTCACTTACCTCCAGAGGTCTGCTGCACATGGATGGTGGCAGCTGATCCACCAGAAGAGATTCTGAGAAGAAACATGATCAAAATGAGTTCATTTCAAAATCTTCTGAACATCGCACGAATCACAAAAGACCAAAAGCTACATACCTGGTCTCCTCTCCCTCCAGGAGTTTCCTGTAGGTGGCGATCTCGATGTCCAGAGCCAGCTTGACGTTCATGAGCTCCTGGTACTCGCGCACCTGCCTGGCCATGTCCTGCTTAGCTCTCTGGAGAGCATCCTCCAGTTCCTTGATGCGGAGCTTGGCTTCCTTCACTGCCAGCTCACCACGCTCCTCTGCCTCAGCAATCTGGGCCTCCAGGTTGGCACGCTGAGAATGAAAAGAACGAGACCTAAAATCAGGATCTTTGCTAAGAAATGGAGTAAATTTAAGACACAATAACTTCCTTTGTGGCTACCTGTCCCTTGACGGCCTCGATCTCGTTCTGCAGGCGGGCGATCATTCTATTCAGCTCAGCGATCTCAGCCTTGGTAGAGCGCAGGTCCTCACCATAACTACCAGCGGAGGACTGCAACTCCTCAAACTGAAACAAACATTGAGGAAAATCAAATTTCCAAATTCAGGATTCTGAAAGTCATGAGCGATGAAGAAACACTTATTCGCAAATCACCCACCTTCTGTTTGTACCAGCTCTCGGCCTCAGCACGGCTTTTGTTGGCGATATCTTCGTACTGAGCACGGACTTCATTCACAATGGCGTCCATGTCCAGGTTCCTGCTGTTGTCCATCTCCACCACAACTGAAGTGTCCTTGATCTGAGACTGCAGCTCACGCAGCTCCTGCAAAGATCATTCTGGTCAGGTTTTTCCATAGACAGCAAcactaaagtaaaaaaaaaagtcacttacAGCCTCGTAGACTGCCCTGAGGAAGTTGATTTCATCCTGGAGAGCATCGACCTTGGCCTCGAGTTCAATCTTGTTCATGTAGGCTGCGTCAACATCCTGAGAAGATCAGCAGACAAGAGCTTTCATTTTCATCCTTGGTTGAGTAACATcttaaaatgttcaataaaaattcaGTACGATTTCAGTACCTTCTTCAGGAGGACAAACTCGTTTTCAGCAGCTGCACGCTTGTTGATCTCATCCTCATATCTGCAAAGATGGAAGAAGAACCGTAAATGTGGATAACTTTTGGAATATTCAGACTGTTGCCATGAAAAATTTCATGGTGTGTTCTTACTTCTTCTTGAAGTCCTCAACAAGAACCTGCATGTTCTTCAGCTCTCCCTCCAGCTTGACCTTCTCATTGCCCAGGCCATCCAGCTGTCTGCGCAGGTTGGCGATGTAGGCCTCAAACATGGCGTCAATGTTGGAGCGGGTGGTGGTCTGTTCCTGCAGGAGGCTCCACTTGGTCTCCAACATTTTGTTCTGCTGTTCCAGGAAGCGCACCTATGAGGGAAAGAAACAGGTTTTAATTCTTTCATTCTGTGAAAACATTCAATAAAGCTGCATGTTGGGAAAATGTGTGGAGGAAACGTGTAATTGTGCTGCTTGTATTGCTCTTTTGTACTTCTGCCTCTTTTATGTTTCCTTCTGGATTATTGTGAGGAATCGTAAATGGCCCATGAGTCATCCCAACCATGAATTTTTCCACAGGGTGGGGTGAAAAAGGGAGAGGAAGGGAGTGAAAAAGAGTAGACTAACAGGGTGTGTCCATGAGACATGAACCATGATCTCCTGAAGGGagggagaataaaaaaaagccccTATTGCCTGGGGCTACGCCTAGACCTGCATTGCTGCACAGATGGAACCATATAACACAGATCAGACAGGCAGGTTTACGGCCACACCCTCATGCAGGCAGATGATGGGTCATGTAGTAATGTGAGACACACCCTGTCCACGTCGCCTGACTTTTTACGAGCTCATGGAGAGCTGTTCAGAGAAAGCTGTGTGCTTTAACGTTCCATTTAGACTTCAGACTTCACATGCATTTGTAAAAAGCTTAGAATTTAAAGCATTAAggactcagtgtgtgtgttttgtgtgtttgtgtgtcttgtgtgtgtgtgtgtgtgtgtgtgtgtgtgtgtgtgtgtgtgtgtgtgttatgtgtgtgtgttcgcctttgtgtgggtgtgtaatgTCTACAACCCAGATAACTCCTGCGAGTCACACTGTTTCCCATAGCCACAttaaatacaggtgtgtgtgtgtgtgtgtgtgtgtgtgtgtgtgtgtgtgtgtgtgtgtgtgctgacttTGTGCTCAGTAGACATTTAGGTGTGTCCTCTGTCCACATTCTCTCTGTTTGGCTagttaacaaacaaaaactctacacacacacacacatacacacgcacacacgcacacactcacacacacacacacacactgctgtgctGTTGATATATGGCGCTTCATCCTAACGTTGAGCTTCTAACTcagatgtgtgtgatggttatttgatttgttcagtCTTGCAACAAACCTGCGTATTGATCGTatgttctatctatctatctatctatctatttatttatttatttatttttacagctggtaagaaaaagggaaaataatCTAAAGCCCTTCCTGGCAACATGACAGAGTGCAAAGTTGGACAGAAACAATGGAGGAAGTGATAGTGAAGATATGGTGGAGCTGTAAAACGCATTATGAAAATGAGATGAAGGTTGAGGTTGAGTCTCACCTTGTCGATGAAAGAAGCGAAGCGGTTGTTGAGGGTCTTGATCTGTTCTTTCTCCTGGGTGCGGACGGCCTGGATGTTGGGGTCAATCTCCAGGTTGAGTGGCTGCAGCAGACTCTGGTTCACCGTCACAGCAGTGATGGGAGCTGGGACAAAGCCACCTGCGGAGGAACCTCCACCGAAGCCTCCACCGTAGCCTCCACCGAAGCCTCCACCAAGGCCTCCACCAAGGCCTCCACCAAAGCCTCCACCGAAGCCAGCACCGCCACCGGCACCGCCGCCGAACCCATAgcctccaccacctccaccgatgctgctgctgctgaagctGTAGCTGCCGCCACCGCCACCGCCTTGGCCGAACCCAGAGCCAACACCAGAGCGACGTGTGCTGGTTATGCTCATTCGGCTGGAGCCGACCGGGACATTGTAGGCCGACTGGCTGGAGTAGGACTTCCTCACGCTTCTTACTGACATGGTTGGTGTTTGGTGCTGGAGAAGCGAGCTAGAGAAAGTGATCAGGAGCTTGCAGAAGCGTTGagtggaggagaaggaggaggtcGCTCACAAAGGAGAATTGAAGTCCCTCTGTGTGCTGTTCTGCTGCTGGCTTCTCCTTTTATACCATCACACAGCCTGCTGGAGGGCCGGCCCACTCTCAGACACACCCTACCTGTCAAACAGGTATAGAGTGAGAGTGGAAAGATAAGAAGAGTTACACCCTGCCTAGGGCCTCGCTGCAAGCACAGACACAGACTAACA from Ictalurus furcatus strain D&B chromosome 11, Billie_1.0, whole genome shotgun sequence carries:
- the LOC128614779 gene encoding intermediate filament protein ON3, whose protein sequence is MSVRSVRKSYSSQSAYNVPVGSSRMSITSTRRSGVGSGFGQGGGGGGSYSFSSSSIGGGGGGYGFGGGAGGGAGFGGGFGGGLGGGLGGGFGGGYGGGFGGGSSAGGFVPAPITAVTVNQSLLQPLNLEIDPNIQAVRTQEKEQIKTLNNRFASFIDKVRFLEQQNKMLETKWSLLQEQTTTRSNIDAMFEAYIANLRRQLDGLGNEKVKLEGELKNMQVLVEDFKKKYEDEINKRAAAENEFVLLKKDVDAAYMNKIELEAKVDALQDEINFLRAVYEAELRELQSQIKDTSVVVEMDNSRNLDMDAIVNEVRAQYEDIANKSRAEAESWYKQKFEELQSSAGSYGEDLRSTKAEIAELNRMIARLQNEIEAVKGQRANLEAQIAEAEERGELAVKEAKLRIKELEDALQRAKQDMARQVREYQELMNVKLALDIEIATYRKLLEGEETRISSGGSAATIHVQQTSGGFGGGLSSGYGGGFGSGGGGFGSGGGFSSGGGGFSSGGGFSSGGGYSSGGGYSSGGGTSISRTSVKSVSSQRRY
- the si:dkey-195m11.11 gene encoding uncharacterized protein si:dkey-195m11.11 isoform X2, giving the protein MGLHKLTVLCSGLCLAVFAVRLAESQELLQAPTLRFAVDVNQSAIKLYSSIVLVCTIPDTARRPAEVHLSLAANTSSAVLSFTLTWQSPVFFTLIARPDYETAFTCWYRHIRTNAQSHFSEPINIVISALSDPLAVLIPPVFPVGTKYTFQCETPLIGYTNTTLSVYDRLLPLRSGNNSFEYVGSRVLAPGEWGAAITRTNAGETYEFLCEMEVFLNGRALRSRSKPIAAMPEELPVRLVPKDLGTCYGDAYVRVRDDWRPLCFVPKFDNTLNVAKVVCKELGCGRVIDYRTLGGAAHTPVGTPNCTGNEKKIAECPISSARSCDQGTLNVICSEALPPPTLSLSERETASRVYVRTEESATLECIFQSSINEFAYITLTRNGNDLYTERTLPGQRVTWILHNTVNEGEYACYVHTRGFKVYRTESSNVIGIYIYDPPPAGAVAAGVITTIIGVIILVLLCIYGASE
- the si:dkey-195m11.11 gene encoding uncharacterized protein si:dkey-195m11.11 isoform X1 produces the protein MCVNVLSFSRFPVLCSGLCLAVFAVRLAESQELLQAPTLRFAVDVNQSAIKLYSSIVLVCTIPDTARRPAEVHLSLAANTSSAVLSFTLTWQSPVFFTLIARPDYETAFTCWYRHIRTNAQSHFSEPINIVISALSDPLAVLIPPVFPVGTKYTFQCETPLIGYTNTTLSVYDRLLPLRSGNNSFEYVGSRVLAPGEWGAAITRTNAGETYEFLCEMEVFLNGRALRSRSKPIAAMPEELPVRLVPKDLGTCYGDAYVRVRDDWRPLCFVPKFDNTLNVAKVVCKELGCGRVIDYRTLGGAAHTPVGTPNCTGNEKKIAECPISSARSCDQGTLNVICSEALPPPTLSLSERETASRVYVRTEESATLECIFQSSINEFAYITLTRNGNDLYTERTLPGQRVTWILHNTVNEGEYACYVHTRGFKVYRTESSNVIGIYIYDPPPAGAVAAGVITTIIGVIILVLLCIYGASE